The Thermogemmatispora onikobensis nucleotide sequence GATCAGCTACAGGCGCAGCTGATGGCAGTCTCTATCAGCGATGGTCAACCGCTCTGGCAACAGCGTTACCTTGGCCAGGGGTTGATTAGCGCTCAGCCGAACGGTACGATGTTGTATGCCGCTGTGAATGATAACGCGGTGCTGGCCCTCGATGGCACTACCGGTCAGCTTCGCTGGCGGACACGTTTCGATGACAATATCAGGGATATGGCCCTGGCGCAGACCAATCCACTGCAGCTCTATGTCACTACCTCTAGCGGACAACTGGCAGCCCTCGATAGCAGCAGCGGTCGCCTGCACTGGTTGCTCTCGTTGGCCTGAGTAGCATTTGCCCCATAGGGAGAAATGTATGCACTATGGATTAACATTACCTTTATCTGGCATCGATGGCTCTATTGAACGCCTGGTTGACTATGCCTGTGCCGCCGAGGCTGCCGGCTGGGACGGCGTCTTTTTGGAGGATTACCTGGTCTACTGGGAGGGGACACAGGTGACGTTTGATCCCTGGCTGGCCCTGACAGCAATCGCTATGCGCACCAGTCGGATACGCCTCGGGATCACAGTGGTGCCGCTCCCAGTTCGCCAGCCCTGGAAAGTGGCTCGCGAGGCAGTGACGCTTGATCACCTCTCTCAGGGTCGGTTGATCCTGGGCTGCGGATTGGGCGACCTGCAAGATTCCTACTTTGGAGAGAACAGCGACTTGAAGCAGCGAGGGGCTATGTTGGACGAAGGGCTGACGGTTCTGGCGGGACTGCTCAGTGGAGAGCCTTTCTCTTACCAGGGGACTTACTACCAGGTGCGGCCTCTTACTTTTAGGCCAACGCCGTTCCAGCAACCACGCATACCGATTTGGATCGGTGGTTTCTGGCCCCGGCGCGCGCCAGCTCGCCGAGCCGCGCGCTGGGATGGTTTTTGTCCCGCAAAGTTGTCCACCAACGGCGAGTTTGAGCCATTCACACCTGCCGAGATTGCCGCTATCAGAAGTTTTCTGTTGAACGAGCGCGCCAGCCTGGATGGCTTTGATCTTGTGACCGGCGGCATCAGTCCCCACGACCGCCTACAGGCCAGAACCCAGGCCCAGCAGTTCGCGGAGGCTGGGGCCACCTGGTGGATCGAGTTTGTCCAGCTTGCATCAAGCAATGCGCAGGAGCTCCTGCAGTACATCCAACAGGGACCCCCTGCCTAAGACAATCTTTTCCACTTCACCCGTTTCCCCTTCCTCTGACTGGTCCACTATGGCCACACTATGCTTGCTCTCTCGCTTCAAAGATGCGTGAAGCCTCGCACGAGGAGGGCCAGCACCAGCAGAAGGACCGCGAGCAGGTTGCTGCTCATGTTCTGAGCCATGAGGGCCAGATATTGCTTCAGCTCCCCCCGGCTCCGCCGTAGAACCAGGTAGACAGGGATGACAGTAAGGGCCGCCAGGATGCTATACCAGGGGAAGACCCCAAGGAGAACGTCGATGATGATGAGTAAGGCTGTGAGACCCAGCAGCACCGCTCCCAACTGTCGCGCTCTCTCTTCACCAAGAAGTACTACCGGCGTTTTTTTCGCCGCCTGGCGATCAGCTCGCCAATGGAGAAAATGATGGAAATATAACACAAGAGTGGTGTAGAGACCCACAGGCAAGGCAGCTAGAATAGCAGATACACTAATATTCCCTGCTTGAACGTAGTAGGCTCCTACCAGGGGAAGTAGACCAAATGAGAGGAAAATGTCTAGTTCTCCAAGACCACGGCCAATATAGGCGAGACGCAAGGGGGGTGCGACATAAAAGAAAGCCAGCAGGAAGCCAGCCCCCGCCAGGACAAGAACCCAGGGACGCCAGAGACTGAGAATGAGACCACATAGTAAGGCTACGGCAAAGAGAAGTACCCAGAGCCGGCGATATTCGGCCAGCGAGGCACTGCCACTGAAGAGGGCCTGTGAACCAGTGACGAGCGCCTCGCCCTGGCTCTGCAGCTGCTGTGCCTGGGCATCAGTGCCCGCAGTGAAGTCAAAGACGTCATTAACTACGTTGGCGCCGAGATGGGCCGCCAGTGCTCCTATCAGGGTGAGCAGGAAGAGACCCCACTGGAAGCTGTAGCCCTCCTGCCAGGCCAGCACGGCCCCCAGGACTACCGGGGCCACCATGACGGGCAACGTACGGGCCCGCGTCACCCGCGCCCAGATGCGTAACTTTTCCATAGGTCAACGATCGCACCTCCCTGAGATTTACTTTTTCTTGCTCCTCGCTTTTCTTCGGCCCGCAACCGCTCCTTGCCCAGGTCAGAGCGCCATCCGGCTGCCTTGTCAGACACTCGCTCTTGACCGCCAGCAACGCTAGTATAACACGCTACCAGGCTGCAGGCACAAGAGCCAGGTCTTTTCCTTTATCGCAGGCCGCTTCTTCCTCTGTTGTCAAATGATACACAAGACATTTCATGAGTTGACATAAAAATCTGATTAAATATTCTTGTATAATATCCTTTTCTATATTGCTAAGACAAAGAGAGAAACATATAATATCATTGTGTCAAGAAATCGCCGCAAGCGAGAGATGTTGGACGGTGACAGGTCCTGCTCTGTCCTTCCTGGAAAGGAGTAGAGAAAAGAGGAGATCGAGAGGCTGACAGGCCGACTATCAATGCTGTCTGGAAGACTTTTTTTGGTCTAGGAAAGCCGACAAAGACAACAAAATAATCCTTCTCAATAAACATGCTCAAAGACGTTCTCTAGTCATGCTTCACGAGGAGCGCGTTTTCGCGAGCGGCCCTGCAGAGAGGCAGGAAGAGGAGCAGACAAGTGGCAAGGCCCGAGAGGAAGGAAGGTAGGCAGGTCAGGCTCGCTGTACCCAGACCTGCCATGAGGTTCTGTCTGGAGGAAGGTGTATTATGCAAGGGTTAATCGTTGTGACGTGGGAGCGGTATCTCTACGAGCGCTTCGGCAAAGAATTTCTAGAGGTCTACCGCAAAGCCATCGGTTTACAGAGCCACACCGTTCCATTGGCAAGTCGCATCTACAAAGATGAGCAGTGGCTGATCGGCGTCGAGGCCGCCAGCAAGCTAACGAAGCTTAGCCCTGATACGCTCCTCCGCGAATATGGGCGGTACTTCTTGCTCAATGGCCTCACAGGGCACTTCTGCGCCTACCTGTTAAGCCAGGTACGCAGCGGGCGTGCGCTCCTACTGGCCATGCGCGATGCCCATGCGCAGATGCGGCGCGCCTCACCTCAGCTCATTCCGCCGATCTTTCGCTATGAGAGCATTTCCAGCAACCCCAATGAGTTGCTGCTCATCTATGACAGTCCCCGCCATCTCTGTTCTTTGCTGTGGGGCACCATTGAAGGGGCTGCCGAGCGCTACGGCGAAGCTGTCCGTATTATAGAGGTAGCCTGCATGAAGCATGGTGCTCCGGAGTGCAGACTAGAGGTGCAGTTTCTCTCAGGCAAGGGACAACCTGCCGAAACGCCCGCCCAGACAACCCAACGCCTCGCACGCCTGCGCCTGGCCCATCTGGTCTTGCTTGCTCTGCCCGAGCGTGAGGGTATCACGCTCCCTGAGCTGGCTGATCGGCTGCGCCAGCGCCAGGTCGAGACCGAGCAGCTGCGTCCTAGCTTCTTACTGGAGGCCCTGGAGCACCTGCAGTTTGCCGGGCTGGTGCAGAGTAACGCCGGCCAGGGCAAGGAGCTGTTCCGCCGGCGCTACTGGCGCGCTCCTACCTCGGGGAAGTAGCGCCTGGTAAGGTAGCGCGGCCTCCTCGCTTTTCTCTTGATGGCTGGCTGGCCGAAGCTCATCACTAAGCACGCATGGAGAGGACAGCCAGCCACCATCACCAGTTGCCAGACCCTCACCGCCTCCTCTGTAAGGAGCTTTGTCTGGGGATCAAAATAGTAACATATGTTACTTATTACGCGCTTCATGGCCCTGATACGTGTTTCTGACAGCAGTCCATCCAAATCAGGTCTAGCCAGCCTCGAAACTCCTTCCCCCTAGCAGCGGCAAGGGGTCAGCTTCTATCAGTAGAAATAGCTACAGAGGGGGAGATCCGTGTTGTCTCCTCTACAGAGCGAAATCGCGCTCAGGAGCAACGGTTAGCGTCAGGTCAGCTGCTCCATCTCACTTACTTGCGGCCTTTGATCAGCTTTCCCCTATGCTCCCCTGGTACCAGATTTTGCATCTTTCCCGTTTTTTTTCTGGCCCGTCTTGCCAATCCACCTGGAGGCAAGTTGCTTCACTCTCGCAATAGATCCATCGACAACGCTCATCTCTGATGCCAACAGGGCTGGATGAGGCAGGTCGGTCGAGATCAAATCAACCCCGGCGGAATTCGCCCTATGCCTCGCCTCCTTCTGCAGGACCTCGGGTGATCTCCCCTCAGCAAGAGACCGCCACTGGGGCGCCAGGCAGTGGAACCCTGGCTTCTTCTGCGCTGGCTGCCCTGGATGCTCCCCATCTCTCCTCGTGCTTGACTTCCTCTCCTTCCATCGAGTAAGATAGCAAATGCCAGTAACATATGTTACCGGCATTTCCTCCGGGGGGATAACCTATGTCTGAGCGCAGTGGTATGCGCTGGCTGCAACTGACGTATAAAGTTCCAAGTGAGCCTTCCCAAAAGCGGGTCTGGGTCTGGCGCCGTTTGCAACATCTTGGGGCCTACCCTCTCCAGCATTCGGTCTATGTCCTGCCTTTCACTGAGGAGGTTGAAAAGCAGTTCCGCCAGCTTGCCAGCGAAATACGAGAGCTGGGAGGAGAAGCCTGCCTTTTCGCCCTCGTTGCCCTTGATCCTGCCGACGAAGAGCGGATGTTGCAGACACTGCTAGAGGCTCGTCATCGCGAGTACGACCAGGTGATTCAATTGGGCGAGCGCTTCCTGGCCCATGCCGCCTCTCTGGCAGACATCGAATGTCACAGTGAGGTCATCCAGGCCGAGCTCGGTGACTGTCTTGAGAAGCTGCACGGACTCTTTCGCAGCGCACGACGTCACGATCTTCTTGGCCCATTGACCGCCGCCAAACGAGCCACGGCGGCAGAGCTGCTGGCTAGCTGCGAACAGCTGTTCCGCATTCTAGTGGAAGGGGATTATCCACGGGCCCGTCGGTTGTTAGCTCCTTATGGAGAGAAGGGAGCGAACACGGCGGAGAGGAGCCAGCAGCTCGCCGATTCTTCGAGGGTCGCTGGTCAGCTCTAGGCAGGAAGAGCTGCTCCCGGCTCCGCGCCGTAGCTGACTCTATCTATCGCCAGTCGGCTGGTGCGAGTCCTCCAGCCAAAAGGTTCAGAGATTCCAACTCTGAACTGCCCTTATCCGTATCTATAGCAGGATGAGGAATACGTGAGCAAGCAAACAGGCGCTCGCCGCTTCCTCGTA carries:
- a CDS encoding outer membrane protein assembly factor BamB family protein, whose translation is MYALTDVAKTAPGNAYGGDVTLLLALDEKNGQLLWQCPVNEGLSLAILAQEHNGMFYLALERQDQLQAQLMAVSISDGQPLWQQRYLGQGLISAQPNGTMLYAAVNDNAVLALDGTTGQLRWRTRFDDNIRDMALAQTNPLQLYVTTSSGQLAALDSSSGRLHWLLSLA
- a CDS encoding LLM class flavin-dependent oxidoreductase, with the translated sequence MHYGLTLPLSGIDGSIERLVDYACAAEAAGWDGVFLEDYLVYWEGTQVTFDPWLALTAIAMRTSRIRLGITVVPLPVRQPWKVAREAVTLDHLSQGRLILGCGLGDLQDSYFGENSDLKQRGAMLDEGLTVLAGLLSGEPFSYQGTYYQVRPLTFRPTPFQQPRIPIWIGGFWPRRAPARRAARWDGFCPAKLSTNGEFEPFTPAEIAAIRSFLLNERASLDGFDLVTGGISPHDRLQARTQAQQFAEAGATWWIEFVQLASSNAQELLQYIQQGPPA
- a CDS encoding prenyltransferase, with the protein product MEKLRIWARVTRARTLPVMVAPVVLGAVLAWQEGYSFQWGLFLLTLIGALAAHLGANVVNDVFDFTAGTDAQAQQLQSQGEALVTGSQALFSGSASLAEYRRLWVLLFAVALLCGLILSLWRPWVLVLAGAGFLLAFFYVAPPLRLAYIGRGLGELDIFLSFGLLPLVGAYYVQAGNISVSAILAALPVGLYTTLVLYFHHFLHWRADRQAAKKTPVVLLGEERARQLGAVLLGLTALLIIIDVLLGVFPWYSILAALTVIPVYLVLRRSRGELKQYLALMAQNMSSNLLAVLLLVLALLVRGFTHL
- a CDS encoding heme NO-binding domain-containing protein; translation: MQGLIVVTWERYLYERFGKEFLEVYRKAIGLQSHTVPLASRIYKDEQWLIGVEAASKLTKLSPDTLLREYGRYFLLNGLTGHFCAYLLSQVRSGRALLLAMRDAHAQMRRASPQLIPPIFRYESISSNPNELLLIYDSPRHLCSLLWGTIEGAAERYGEAVRIIEVACMKHGAPECRLEVQFLSGKGQPAETPAQTTQRLARLRLAHLVLLALPEREGITLPELADRLRQRQVETEQLRPSFLLEALEHLQFAGLVQSNAGQGKELFRRRYWRAPTSGK
- a CDS encoding Chromate resistance protein ChrB, which codes for MSERSGMRWLQLTYKVPSEPSQKRVWVWRRLQHLGAYPLQHSVYVLPFTEEVEKQFRQLASEIRELGGEACLFALVALDPADEERMLQTLLEARHREYDQVIQLGERFLAHAASLADIECHSEVIQAELGDCLEKLHGLFRSARRHDLLGPLTAAKRATAAELLASCEQLFRILVEGDYPRARRLLAPYGEKGANTAERSQQLADSSRVAGQL